The genomic stretch CCACGGGCATCGTCGCTGTCGTGAGCAGGGGTCTGATAAATCGGGTGATCAGATCAGGCTCTTGCTTCAGTTTGAGGTGCCGGGGTTTGCCGGCGCCTGTGGAGACGATGTACCAGAAGCCGCGCGTGAGGCTGCAGCACAGGAGCCGGAACTCGCCGGACGGCTGGTGGAAGTAGAAGCCGTACTCCGGGTCACTGTTGATGTAGAACTTGCCCTTGCAGTACTCGTTAGGTAGCCTCGGCAGCTCGGCCCATTGCCTCGTGATGGGGTTGCAGAGGAGGTAGAACCCCATGTCCTTCTTGAACAGGAGCACGCCGTCGgacgaggcgaggaggcggccgcaGTGCGCCGGGACGGTGAGACGCGTGGCGGGGTAGCGGAGGAGGCGCTGTCGGTCGTCCTCGGGGGAGGAGACCGGGAGCGCGTCCAGCGCGACGTCCTCGGAGCTGAAGCCGGCCAGTAGGTCGCTGCTGCACGCCCATGGCGCCGCGTCCAGGTACGTGTGCGCAAGGATGGAggccggctgccggcggcgcgcgcgcgcgacgaGGAAGTGCTGGGCGGTGGTGATGCGGCGCCAGGCCTTGCACGTTGCGCCGGAGCGGAGGATGGACTTGGCCGGTAGGCGGAGGAGGATGTCGGCGATGGTGTCCTCGGGAAGTCGGCGAATCGGCGTGTcttccatcctcgtcgccgttCTCTTCTCCCCGCCGCTTTGGTTCAGATGCGAGGCGTGGTTGAACAAACACCGGCGACTTCTTGTTGAACTAGGGACCCTGTACAGAGGAAACGAACATCAATCTTGGCTGATTCTTGCACAGGCACTAAACAGAAATCGACCTGAATTGAACTCTAAAAAGAAATCGACCTAAACTCAGATGTGCAAGAAAGCCACCCGCCGTTCTgctggccaccgccgcctgcgccgggTCGCTGCACCCCTACTCCAGCCGCGGCTCGCAAACACCGACAAGGACGCCTCCACCTCTCGCACCCCCgtgccgccgctggccgccgcggccgccttcgTTGCTGGCATGGAACGAGGAGGAGAGGACAAGATTTTTTAGGGTTGTGGTCTTGTGGATGGCTTGACGGATAGATCGGGGTCGATGGTGAGTGGACGGTCAGATGAAGAGCTTGAGGGGATAGGATGGGCCGGTTGGGCCAACATCTAGTACTTTGTACTTCCCCAACAGCTTTTTAGTTAGATGGGCCAATAGGCCCACCTGAATGGGCCTCAAGTTAAGgcctaaggggctgtttggatacgaggtgctaaactttaacagtgtcacatcggatgttcggatgctaattagaaggactaaacatgagctaattataaaactaattgcagaaccttgtgctaattcgcgagacgaatctattaagcctaattaatccatcattagcaaatggttactgtagcaccacattatcaaatcatggactaattaggcttaatagattcgtctcgcgaattatactccatctgtgcaattagttttgtaattagcttatgtttactactcctaattagcatccaaacatccgatgtgacaggtgttaaactttaatagggtgttcccaaacaccccctaaaataATTTTTCTAGCCGGAGAATTAGAGACTGGCCCGCATGATAGTGCGCAATCGTGCTATTGCAGCTAACCTTGATTTTTCTGAGGTAAGTTTTGTCAGCATAACCCTATTTCTTGTTTAGCATTTGCATTAAGCTACCGTGTTACTGAATATCCCTGCTTCTTGAAAAGTAGGATGAGCACTATTGCTCCCTGACTGCACTTGCTGGTGAACTTGTCGGCGCTCACGTTATTGTACAATGGTGGTGGTATGCTGAATTTGGCAAAGCAGCCTGGCAGCACAATTCAGATACTGGGAGCAGAGAAGGTATGGTGAATTGAATATGCATTATTCTGTAATTTTACTTCTATAATTGTCGAGCTTGAATTTGCTGGATGCTACCTGTCATGTTCATATGTGTTTATTTGTTATTGTTTCAACTTCCAAATGTTTGATGTTGATTTGCCTAAATGTCCTATCTTTCTGCAGGCCTTGATCAGAGATCTAAAGATGAAGCATTTGAGTCAGAGCCACAGTTGGTTTTTTTATTTCATAGCAATGATTTTCTTTGCCTACCGCTGGAAATTATTATAGTTCAAAGGCATTTATGCCAGACTTACAATCCAGCAGCAGTTTTAGTTCTCCCTGAAGCAATGCCAAAGAACTCAGAAGTGGCTTCAAAGAAGAGGAAGCATCAGGACGTAGACACTGCACCACCTGCAGAGCAAGTGGAGGCAACTGAAGAGCAGGACAACGAGAAGTCAAAAGAAGTCCAATGACACAGAGGAAGCACCAACAGTTGATGCTGATGGTggcgagaagaagaaggaggaggaggatgctgaggAACCTCCTTTCAGTTGGGTGCATTTGACAAAACTTCCAAAGCTAATTTTTTGCTAAATCCAGCAGAAGTTCTATCAAatagtttttcagagagaagtgattctttgctgattctgtgaagtgattctctggaATGAATTAAGAGGCTGTGAGctaaaaaaaagtagcttctcctaatcctgtgaagtgattctccattctgattttaaaagtttatgctagagaatcaaagagaatcactttcagtcacagaatcacttctcttgaagaatcagctcccatagagaatcagaatcagatgaagctctgccaaacgcaccctgaAGGTGCGAACAAGAAGAAATCCGATGAGCAAGATGCCTCGATGGAAACTGATTAGTCTCGTAAGAAagacaaggagaagaagcacGCCAACGAATGAGCTGCTGCTGGTCGGGAAAATGGCCAGGCTTGTGATGTATTATCATCTTGAATTTTTGGTAGCATCAATTTAAGACTCGTTGTTCTGTAGGAGAGTAGAATGTCACGTTAGGATAGTTGAGTCTGCTCTATCTCCTTAGGCTGGAAGGACTTAATGTCGAGTGTCATGTTCGATGCAACGGCAATGGCCGGGAGTCTCTGCCAAAACTCAGGATGCAAGCAGTCTTAGATGTGAGTGATGAATTTCCGCTCTGCACCTCGGTGTACGAATGATGATATCCAGTCCAGTCAGAAGATTATGCATCTTGGCGTAGGAAATCCAACCAGCAAATTCAGCACTTTCTGCTGGACTATGTACTGATGCTGAGCACAATTGAAATGACATGATTTCTTGCATCATCTGGTATAATATATCCCTTAATAATCATACCAGAGATCCTTTGACTGATTAGTAGTAATTGGTCAACTTCAGTCTGGTGTACTTTAAGTTCAACCTATCCAAGCAGAGATAGACTGGACCCACACTAAAAAAGAATGCTAGGTGACTGGATCCAAGCAAGTCAAAAGGGACATCAAGCACGGCAAACCCTAGTTATGGTCTACTGTACCTGAATACTAGATCATCAAGCCTCGgcagttgcagcacggcaactACTCCATGATGCAAATCCTGCAACTGCCATTTGCACCTGCGCATCACTGAACCAGACTAGTGATTGAGTTGTCTTGCTGAATCCATCAatctattgtttttttttctttaagaaatccatccatccattgTAACCAAGAACAGTTAGCCTGACAGACCCCTTTCGTTGCAGCAGTTGGCCTGAAAGGAGGCTGGAGAAATTTCTCTAGAGAGTTTAGTAAAAGAAGGTCAACCGTGAGGATCTAAGATCTGGACGACCACAAGTGGCCAAAAGCTAGCACTGGTGGTGCAAATGGAGGGTGCAGCGTCAGAGATAGGAAGGGTAGCATGTGTGCGACAGTGGCACAGTGAGTGTGCCTGGGGCTAGCATGTCAGTTACTGTGCTGGTTCAGTCCAGTTCAGTTGACTCCATGCCAGTTTGGCTCAAGGTGCCGTAGAATATACCCGGGGAGAAAGTGACATGGGAGGAGACGAACAGCCCCATCAATCATACGTTTTTGATTTAGCcatttagggtgtgtttggttactgggtcgAGGTGGGTTGGAATGGGTCGGACCCTCATCATCCCGTGTTTGGTTAGGAATGAAGTGGGTTGGGTTCGACCCCCGTAGGGAATATACCGTATAGATGCGGGTTAGAACGATCCCCTCAAAACGAGCGGACCATTCCAACCCAGTGAGCGAGCGTGTAACGCCGTGAGGGGCGCGGTGGGGGGCGTAGGCCGGCGGGGCGCAGGCCGGCGCCGGGAGGGTAGGGGGGTGGGGGGAGCAGGCGCAGCGcggcgcaggccggcggcgaggtggagcacgcggcggcggggcggagcaggagcacgcggcggcggggcggagcaggaggcgcggcgacggggcggagcaggaggcgtgGCGGTGGGGCagaggcgcggcggggcggagtgggaggcggggcggagcgggaggcgggccgcggtggaggaagccggcggcggggcggagcaggaggccggcggcagggTGCGGCGCAGGCcaacggcggcggggcggagcaggcggggcgcggtggaggaagccggtggggcggagcaggaggaggaggtcggcggcgcgtagggaggaggaggcggccggcggcgcgtgggCGCCGGGAGGCTCGGAGGAGCCGGAGAAGTCGGGGGCGTCGGGGATGAGAGGAGGCTGGGCGGccccaggaagaagaaggaggagaaggaggggaggagagagaggctgCCAGGTGGGCCCCGCAACTGCCAGACGGGCCCCacagctaacggtgttaaaaggacatcatCCTAACCCTCTCAActttttcaaccaaacaaaaaactgggtcggctccaacccactcatccaaacacgagctgggttggctccaacccacaaaagtgggtcggctccgACCCGACCCACGtcgttccaaaaccaaacacacccttagctTCTTAAtaatccaactaggactaaactATGATGCGCCAATTTTTTCTATCAACACGTGTCAAAGAAAAAAGGTTAACACTGTTCATGATACCACCAGTGTATCATCATCCATCACGCACAGACACAGTCACACAGATGATGGCGTTGGCAGTTGGCACCGCACCATTTTGCGTTTACAACCTTGTGTACATCAAAATTGAACTCTGCAATTTGAAATTCTTACAAAATTGCCGTTAAATCCCTCTGTTAGTCTGTTGGGAACAAATCACTGACACATGCATCTAGGCCAGGCCACACTCCTTGGATTCAGGCGCTGTGTACCTCCTGTGGAGACGTGCAACGGGTTGCAGTAACTCCAGTTCCAAGAGGTGGCGCTGTACGGCCGGGGGTAGAAGCTGCACAGCGATTCGTTGCTCCGTGCTCcaatggacgagctgctggtgCGTAGTGCAGACATGTTCGTCTCTTCCAAGGCATCTCCTCCTCGGGATTCATCTGGGACACAGACGAATTttcagagagagaaagggagtgGTTTCACACCTCGTCATTTTCTCGTTGGACCCTTCTCGCTTTCTGCAATAATAGGCACAGGCTACTGACCTGAAATTTTGTTCTCAAGTCAATTCGCATCTTCGAATTCGTTATCGTCTAACAAAGAGCCATAAACATATGTTTTCGAGTATGACAGAAAGCGATTGTTGCGTGCTGAAAAAGATTAGACAGTTGTTTATTTTCAGCTCTTCTACATCGTTCAATTTTTGAACGATGACTCTATAAAATTCCATTTGACCGGTGACAGCAAACTACAGTTTTATGCGTGCGTGGTGGTGTGTGTGTATGCACGCGGCGTTCATGTAACGTACTCGTAAAGGAAAATGAAGCACAAAACATACGAAAAATACTTTGTGGAAATAAAAAGACATTTAGCCCAATTTCTGTTGAAAAGGGGCATGTGCTTAAAGCGCATAACAATCCTGCTAATTGTTCCCCTTTTGTTCCTTTTGTAGTTTGATAATCCCGTGCATTATAGGCACTCTGTCCCCTTCCCCATGAGACAAAACCCAAAGGATCTACGACCTAGAATATAAATACCAGGGGGCCCTCCTGTGCCCTTTGCTTTGTTCTTTTCATGGCTGTGGTCACATCCCTagacaaaaaaagaaataaagaggaTAACATCTCTCAAGAACCCAACAAgcatgcaaaataaaaaaagaaaagaaacatacaGCACAAAAAAGCAATCAAACAAATTATCACATCATATTAGAAGAGAAAATTTTTTGCTAAAACGATAGAGTCTACGATAGCTAATTCCAATAGTTTACTCTTTAACTTGTGCTCCGTATTTATTTTATCTTACTTGCCATGCTTATATTTATATCAAACACAAACAGAATATAACTAAACACGGTATTTACCCGCTCAATTGCTCAGTGGCTTAAGCTTAAGCATGATTGTAGTGTGGGTGTGtaaatcagaaagaaaataaCCGTCATGATATTATACTAAAAGTGGAAATACTAGTAGCTTTGATTTAGAAAAAACATTAAAGTTTACATTTTTTACAACAATTAGTCAAATCATATGCATGTTTCATCATTATTCCTATTCACGTATCTAGTATCTACAATATGGCATTGATTTACAAAAAAATGATAATGTATTCTAAGATAAATGAATTGCCTAAGTTTATTACCTTTTCAAAACACcttaaagaagaaaaaaaaagatgagtcAATTTCCTCCCATTTTTTTTCCAGTGTAATTACCATCCTGCCCTTGCCAAATTTCCGCATAAGGCGTAGGCACATCAGAGAGGACAAGATGTACAGAGACCCGTCAGAGTCAAAGCGTTCCCCGTTCCGTTCCACTGCCCACCAGCCCCCGTGCCGTGcccttcccttcccctctcCTCACTCGCCGAGGCCGCAGCCCGCAGCTTTACTTTACTCGCCCCCACCCCGATNNNNNNNNNNNNNNNNNNNNNNNNNNNNNNNNNNNNNNNNNNNNNNNNNNNNNNNNNNNNNNNNNNNNNNNNNNNNNNNNNNNNNNNNNNNNNNNNNNNNNNNNNNNNNNNNNNNNNNNNNNNNNNNNNNNNNNNNNNNNNNNNNNNNNNNNNNNNNNNNNNNNNNNNNNNNNNNNNNNNNNNNNNNNNNNNNNNNNNNNNNNNNNNNNNNNNNNNNNNNNNNNNNNNNNNNNNNNNNNNNNNNNNNNNNNNNNNNNNNNNNNNNNNNNNNNNNNNNNNNNNNNNNNNNNNNNNNNNNNNNNNNNNNNNNNNNNNNNNNNNNNNNNNNNNNNNNNNNNNNNNNNNNNNNNNNNNNNNNNNNNNNNNNNNNNNNNNNNNNNNNNNNNNNNNNNNNNNNNNNNNNNNNNNNNNNNNNNNNNNNNNNNNNNNNNNNNNNNNNNNNNNNNNNNNNNNNNNNNNNNNNNNNNNNNNNNNNNNNNNNNNNNNNNNNNNNNNNNNNNNNNNNNNNNNNNNNNNNNNNNNNNNNNNNNNNNNNNNNNNNNNNNNNNNNNNNNNNNNNNNNNNNNNNNNNNNNNNNNNNNNNNNNNNNNNNNNNNNNNNNNNNNNNNNNNNNNNNNNNNNNNNNNNNNNNNNNNNNNNNNNNNNNNNNNNNNNNNNNNNNNNNNNNNNNNNNNNNNNNNNNNNNNNNNNNNNNNNNNNNNNNNNNNNNNNNNNNNNNNNNNNNNNNNNNNNNNNNNNNNNNNNNNNNNNNNNNNNNNNNNNNNNNNNNNNNNNNNNNNNNNNNNNNNNNNNNNNNNNNNNNNNNNNNNNNNNNNNNNNNNNNNNNNNNNNNNNNNNNNNNNNNNNNNNNNNNNNNNNNNNNNNNNNNNNNNNNNNNNNNNNAGCCGCAGCAGGAGGGTGTCGactcctccgacgccgccgccgcgccggcggaggctgGCGCGGCGCCGGAGCAGCAGGCGGCCGAGAAGCCCGAGAAGCCGGCGCAGGTGAAGAGGGAGCGCCGGTCGCGGTCGTCGCGCTCCgctaccgcggcggcggccgccgcggcgcacgcGGAGGTGCGCCTGGGCGGGAGCTTCGCCAACAAGGCGCGCGGCGAGCAAGTCGCCGCAGGCTGGCCCGCCTggctctccgccgtcgccggggagGCCATCGACGGCTGgaccccgcgccgcgccgactCCTTCGAGAAGATCGACAAGGTGCGCCCTTTTCCCCCGGCTCCTCCGCATCCCAAAGCTTCGTGATCCATGCCGCGCGAACGCCGAGGTGAAAAATTACATCTTTTCCCCCTCTCCCCCAGATCGGCCAGGGCACGTACAGCAATGTGTACAAGGCGCGGGACTCGCTCAGCGGCAAGATCGTGGCGCTGAAGAAGGTGCGCTTCGACAACCTCGAGCCCGAGAGCGTGCGCTTCATGGCGCGCGAGATCCTCATCCTGCGCCGCCTCGACCACCCCAATGTCGTCAAGCTCGACGGGCTCGTCACCTCCCGCATGTCCTGCAGCCTCTACCTCGTCTTCGACTACATGGTCCACGACCTCGCGGGCCTCGCCGCCAGCCCCGAAATCAAGTTCACGCTGCCCCAGGTCAGGATCCCGTCTTGCTGAGACACTATCGCGCTCGATTATGAGAAATGCGGCTGATTGAGGTGTTTATGTGGGGCCAGGTCAAGTGCTATGTGCATCAGTTGTTGTCAGGGCTCGAGCACTGCCACAACCGGGGAGTGTTGCATCGCGACATCAAGGGATCAAATCTGCTTTTGGACAACAACGGTGTCCTGAAGattgcagattttggcctagcATCATTCTTCGACCCCAACCATAAACAGCCAATGACGAGCCGGGTGGTCACACTCTGGTACCGGCCACCGGAGTTGCTGTTGGGTGCGACGGATTATGGAGTTGGCGTCGACTTGTGGAGTGCTGGATGTATACTTGCTGAATTGCTGGCTGGGAAGCCTATTATGCCTGGACGGACTGAGGTGAGCTGCAGAATGCTTGACTGTTGCGTATATTGTT from Setaria italica strain Yugu1 chromosome II, Setaria_italica_v2.0, whole genome shotgun sequence encodes the following:
- the LOC101752521 gene encoding putative F-box protein At5g62660 gives rise to the protein MEDTPIRRLPEDTIADILLRLPAKSILRSGATCKAWRRITTAQHFLVARARRRQPASILAHTYLDAAPWACSSDLLAGFSSEDVALDALPVSSPEDDRQRLLRYPATRLTVPAHCGRLLASSDGVLLFKKDMGFYLLCNPITRQWAELPRLPNEYCKGKFYINSDPEYGFYFHQPSGEFRLLCCSLTRGFWYIVSTGAGKPRHLKLKQEPDLITRFIRPLLTTATMPVALDGKLHWPPIWRCATGKTRITAFDTVSEMFCQMPGPTSRTPKMMKLFEMEGMLAAADFGEEKHVDLWFLEDYSSQRWVHRQRVASPWKYGSGGRPRNDWGMQSVAVAGDDEGNIILGNNDGLVVYDVRKGETVRTVNSVMQRKNRVFVSKHVFKGSTVQHTCFFTPSSADSPLIHSWS
- the LOC101771180 gene encoding probable serine/threonine-protein kinase At1g54610; translation: MIVRNRAIAANLDFSEDEHYCSLTALAGELVGAHVIVQWWWYAEFGKAAWQHNSDTGSREGLDQRSKDEAFESEPQLPQQEGVDSSDAAAAPAEAGAAPEQQAAEKPEKPAQVKRERRSRSSRSATAAAAAAAHAEVRLGGSFANKARGEQVAAGWPAWLSAVAGEAIDGWTPRRADSFEKIDKIGQGTYSNVYKARDSLSGKIVALKKVRFDNLEPESVRFMAREILILRRLDHPNVVKLDGLVTSRMSCSLYLVFDYMVHDLAGLAASPEIKFTLPQVKCYVHQLLSGLEHCHNRGVLHRDIKGSNLLLDNNGVLKIADFGLASFFDPNHKQPMTSRVVTLWYRPPELLLGATDYGVGVDLWSAGCILAELLAGKPIMPGRTEVEQLHKIFKLCGSPTEEYWKKSKLPHATIFKPQQPYKRRIADTFKDFPQSALRLIETLLAIDPADRLTATSALQSDFFTTEPHACEPSSLPQYPPSKEMDAKRRDEEARRLRAAGGRANGDGARKTRTRDRPRAVPAPEANAELQANIDKRRLITHANAKSKSEKFPPPHQDGALGYPLGCSNHMEPAFEPPDPSSFSTVFPYEKGAVPTWSGPLADSAAGNQKRKHKSGRSSKQPSTARAR